One window of Rhinoraja longicauda isolate Sanriku21f chromosome 9, sRhiLon1.1, whole genome shotgun sequence genomic DNA carries:
- the dnajc27 gene encoding dnaJ homolog subfamily C member 27 isoform X1, whose translation METAARRESKKALRVKVITLGSAEVGKSCIIKRYCEKRFVPKYLATIGIDYGVTKVQVRDREIKVNIFDMAGHPFFYEVRNEFYKDTQGVILAYDVAQKESFKALESWLTEMKQELGPHANMENVVFVVCANKVDCGKRRVIDESEGRLWAESRGFYYFETSAQSGEGINEMFQTFFSSILDLCENGKRPQSNLSLGFTKEQADTIRRIWSSKDSWEILGMKPGASRDEVNKAYRKLAMLLHPDKCLAPGSEDAFKAVVNARTVLLKNIKSFSKYCCWSP comes from the exons AGCTGTATCATCAAACGCTATTGTGAGAAGAGATTTGTCCCAAAATATTTGGCCACTATTGGAATTGACTATGGAGTTACAAA GGTTCAGGTGAGGGATCGTGAGATTAAAGTTAACATCTTTGACATGGCGGGTCATCCATTTTTCTATGAG GTGCGAAATGAGTTTTACAAAGACACGCAAGGGGTGATCCTGGCTTATGATGTTGCGCAGAAGGAATCCTTCAAAGCACTGGAAAGTTGGCTCACAGAGATGAAGCAAGAACTCGGACCTCATGCAAACATGGAAAACGTTGTGTTTGTTGTATGTGCTAATAAG GTGGACTGTGGGAAGCGGCGGGTGATTGATGAGAGTGAGGGGCGTCTCTGGGCTGAGAGTCGTGGATTCTACTACTTTGAAACCTCAGCGCAATCTGGTGAGGGTATCAATGAGATGTTCCAG ACTTTCTTCTCGTCAATCCTTGACTTGTGTGAGAATGGTAAACGTCCTCAGTCCAACCTTAGCCTTGGGTTCACCAAAGAGCAGGCCGACACCATCCGCAGGATATGGAGTAGCAAGGATAGCTGGGAGATACTGGGAATGAAGCCTGGAGCATCCAG GGATGAGGTAAACAAGGCGTACCGGAAGCTGGCGATGCTCCTTCACCCAGACAAGTGCCTCGCACCGGGGAGTGAAGATGCCTTCAAAGCAGTTGTCAACGCACGGACcgtgctgctgaaaaacatcaa ATCATTTTCAAAATACTGTTGCTGGTCGCCATGA
- the LOC144596856 gene encoding adenylate cyclase type 8-like gives MEDPEAPQETPAETPADSQEDFHVQNIIKVFNKKKVQLNAPDHFPKYKFSIKDEYIANFNRQILTSINSKKGAVHPGSLKAIFESHLTEFFVSTGYNCRGLLLPTLNHYFRSKELEKLYQRYFARQRRNSVVMMNLMDCFTKFAILMVYFFLTPDMIEPMKSGLTGLIIFFSTMLCFMVQAGKDAVSHIYLQYIGLATWFYQTLQILLDVGMGLESNETWYILYIVFGTYTMLPLPLLWSILACTTSTCAHLLIEGFRFTWTTSFLHQVPNDISFATLQPFCPRACIKS, from the coding sequence ATGGAGGACCCCGAGGCCCCACAGGAGACACCCGCCGAGACACCCGCCGATAGCCAAGAGGATTTTCACGTGCAAAACATCATCAAGGTGTTCAACAAGAAGAAGGTGCAGCTGAACGCACCCGACCACTTTCCCAAGTATAAGTTTTCCATCAAGGATGAGTACATTGCCAACTTCAACCGGCAGATCCTGACCAGTATCAACTCCAAAAAGGGCGCCGTCCACCCGGGCTCCCTCAAGGCCATATTCGAAAGCCACCTGACCGAGTTCTTCGTGTCGACTGGTTACAACTGCCGTGGCTTGCTGCTCCCCACCCTCAACCACTACTTCCGATCCAAGGAGTTGGAGAAGCTGTACCAGCGCTACTTCGCTCGCCAGAGGCGCAACTCTGTGGTCATGATGAACCTGATGGACTGCTTCACCAAGTTCGCCATTCTGATGGTGTACTTTTTCCTGACGCCCGATATGATCGAACCCATGAAGAGCGGGCTGACGGGCCTGATCATCTTCTTCTCTACCATGCTGTGTTTCATGGTCCAAGCCGGCAAGGACGCCGTCTCCCACATCTACCTGCAGTATATCGGCCTGGCCACCTGGTTCTACCAGACGCTGCAGATTCTCCTGGACGTGGGTATGGGTCTGGAATCCAACGAGACCTGGTACATCCTCTACATCGTATTCGGCACCTACaccatgctgccgctgccgctgctctGGAGTATCCTGGCCTGCACCACCTCCACATGCGCCCACTTGCTAATTGAAGGGTTCCGCTTCACCTGGACCACCTCGTTCCTTCACCAGGTACCTAACGACATTTCCTTCGCGACTTtacaacctttctgtcctcgggcaTGTATAAAGTCATGA
- the dnajc27 gene encoding dnaJ homolog subfamily C member 27 isoform X2 translates to METAARRESKKALRVKVITLGSAEVGKSCIIKRYCEKRFVPKYLATIGIDYGVTKVQVRDREIKVNIFDMAGHPFFYEVRNEFYKDTQGVILAYDVAQKESFKALESWLTEMKQELGPHANMENVVFVVCANKVDCGKRRVIDESEGRLWAESRGFYYFETSAQSGEGINEMFQTFFSSILDLCENGKRPQSNLSLGFTKEQADTIRRIWSSKDSWEILGMKPGASRDEVNKAYRKLAMLLHPDKCLAPGSEDAFKAVVNARTVLLKNIK, encoded by the exons AGCTGTATCATCAAACGCTATTGTGAGAAGAGATTTGTCCCAAAATATTTGGCCACTATTGGAATTGACTATGGAGTTACAAA GGTTCAGGTGAGGGATCGTGAGATTAAAGTTAACATCTTTGACATGGCGGGTCATCCATTTTTCTATGAG GTGCGAAATGAGTTTTACAAAGACACGCAAGGGGTGATCCTGGCTTATGATGTTGCGCAGAAGGAATCCTTCAAAGCACTGGAAAGTTGGCTCACAGAGATGAAGCAAGAACTCGGACCTCATGCAAACATGGAAAACGTTGTGTTTGTTGTATGTGCTAATAAG GTGGACTGTGGGAAGCGGCGGGTGATTGATGAGAGTGAGGGGCGTCTCTGGGCTGAGAGTCGTGGATTCTACTACTTTGAAACCTCAGCGCAATCTGGTGAGGGTATCAATGAGATGTTCCAG ACTTTCTTCTCGTCAATCCTTGACTTGTGTGAGAATGGTAAACGTCCTCAGTCCAACCTTAGCCTTGGGTTCACCAAAGAGCAGGCCGACACCATCCGCAGGATATGGAGTAGCAAGGATAGCTGGGAGATACTGGGAATGAAGCCTGGAGCATCCAG GGATGAGGTAAACAAGGCGTACCGGAAGCTGGCGATGCTCCTTCACCCAGACAAGTGCCTCGCACCGGGGAGTGAAGATGCCTTCAAAGCAGTTGTCAACGCACGGACcgtgctgctgaaaaacatcaagTAA